Proteins from a single region of Gimesia sp.:
- the fabG gene encoding 3-oxoacyl-[acyl-carrier-protein] reductase, protein MKLEGRVALVTGGSRGIGKAVVQALAREGAKVAFVYRSSAEAAEQIVKELADENCEAIAIQADVANKSETDAVVEQVLEKWEKIDILVNNAGIIRDGLLATMSAEDWQAVIDTNLTSVYNFSQAVTRPMMSKRYGRIINMSSVAAHFGNAGQSNYAASKGGIIGFTRCLATEVAKRGITVNAVAPGFIETDMTVDVRNAAGDQIKKHIPARRLGLPEDIANAVLFFASEDSSYVTGQTMAVDGGLTLGGI, encoded by the coding sequence ATGAAACTGGAAGGAAGAGTAGCGTTGGTAACCGGCGGCAGCCGCGGTATTGGAAAAGCCGTCGTGCAGGCCCTGGCCCGGGAAGGGGCTAAAGTTGCCTTTGTGTACCGTTCCAGTGCGGAAGCTGCAGAGCAGATCGTCAAAGAACTGGCTGACGAAAACTGTGAAGCCATTGCCATTCAGGCTGATGTCGCCAACAAAAGCGAGACCGATGCCGTTGTGGAACAGGTCCTCGAAAAATGGGAAAAGATTGACATCCTGGTCAACAACGCCGGTATCATCCGCGACGGTCTGCTGGCCACCATGTCTGCTGAAGACTGGCAGGCTGTCATCGACACCAACCTGACCAGCGTCTACAACTTCTCCCAGGCAGTGACACGTCCGATGATGTCAAAACGTTATGGTCGCATCATCAACATGTCCAGCGTCGCTGCTCACTTCGGTAACGCAGGACAGTCCAACTATGCCGCCAGTAAAGGGGGAATCATCGGATTCACCCGCTGCCTGGCCACCGAAGTTGCCAAGCGGGGTATCACCGTTAATGCGGTCGCTCCCGGGTTTATTGAAACAGACATGACCGTTGACGTGCGTAATGCCGCCGGCGATCAGATTAAGAAACACATTCCCGCCCGCCGTCTGGGTCTTCCCGAAGACATCGCTAATGCTGTGCTGTTCTTTGCCAGTGAAGACTCATCCTACGTCACCGGTCAGACTATGGCCGTGGACGGTGGTCTGACTCTGGGTGGAATTTAA
- a CDS encoding acyl carrier protein, protein MPTRDEIFDSVRETLVDALGLDDDEVVPEATLMGDLGAESIDFLDIAFRLEKAFDIKIPRGELFPENIASSDSGFVKDGEFTEAGIAELREKMPHADIDSFADDPKVEKMQDLFTVEMLVNFLDARLK, encoded by the coding sequence ATGCCAACTAGAGATGAAATCTTCGATTCCGTTCGTGAAACCCTCGTGGATGCCCTCGGACTGGATGACGACGAAGTAGTGCCCGAAGCGACCCTGATGGGAGACCTCGGTGCAGAATCCATTGACTTCCTGGACATCGCGTTCCGTCTGGAAAAAGCATTCGACATCAAGATTCCCCGTGGGGAACTCTTCCCGGAAAACATTGCTTCTTCCGATTCCGGTTTCGTGAAAGATGGCGAATTCACCGAAGCAGGGATTGCAGAACTGCGTGAAAAAATGCCACACGCAGACATCGATTCTTTTGCCGACGATCCCAAAGTCGAAAAGATGCAGGATCTGTTCACCGTCGAGATGCTGGTTAACTTCCTGGATGCCCGTCTGAAGTAA
- the fabF gene encoding beta-ketoacyl-ACP synthase II — translation MNRRVVITGIGAITPLGKTVEDTWKALQESKCGISNITHFDASNFPTRFAAEVHDFHLEDYVDNLDRFEYSGRNIRYAIGAATQAVKDSGILDEDFDPSTFGVYLGAGEGQQDFYQFMKLIAQAQNDGHVDLEKFTKAGLEQLNPLFELEQEPNMPAGHLASLFNAQGPNLNCLTACAASSQAIGEASELIRRGDVDIMLSGGAHSMIHPFGVTGFSLLTALSTHNEDPAKASRPFDRNRDGFVLGEGAGMMILEDLERAQKRGAKIYGELVGYGSSADAYRVTDIHPEGRGAIKCIKMAMSHAQLNPEDIHYINAHGTSTAVNDKVETRAIKGALGDTAYKVPVSSIKSMMGHLIAAAGSVEAITCLMSIRDNVVPPTINYETPDPDCDLDYIPNEARQQNVTSALSNSFGFGGQNISLIFSEFNG, via the coding sequence ATGAACCGCCGCGTTGTGATCACAGGTATTGGGGCCATCACTCCTTTAGGGAAAACCGTGGAAGATACCTGGAAAGCTCTCCAGGAGTCCAAGTGCGGAATCTCCAACATCACTCACTTTGACGCTTCCAATTTTCCCACCCGCTTCGCAGCCGAAGTCCACGACTTCCACCTCGAAGATTATGTCGATAACCTCGACCGCTTTGAATACTCAGGACGCAACATCCGCTACGCCATCGGCGCTGCCACCCAGGCCGTGAAAGATTCGGGCATCCTGGACGAAGACTTCGATCCTTCCACTTTCGGTGTTTACCTCGGTGCCGGGGAAGGTCAGCAGGACTTTTACCAGTTCATGAAACTGATCGCCCAGGCCCAGAATGACGGACACGTCGACCTGGAAAAGTTCACCAAAGCCGGTCTGGAACAGCTGAATCCGCTGTTCGAACTGGAACAGGAACCCAACATGCCCGCCGGTCACCTGGCGAGCCTGTTCAATGCCCAGGGCCCTAACCTCAACTGTCTAACCGCGTGTGCCGCTTCCAGCCAGGCGATTGGCGAAGCCTCGGAACTGATCCGTCGTGGCGATGTCGATATCATGCTCTCGGGTGGTGCCCACAGCATGATTCACCCCTTCGGCGTCACCGGGTTCAGCCTGTTGACGGCTCTTTCAACGCACAATGAAGATCCGGCCAAGGCATCGCGTCCCTTCGACCGCAACCGCGATGGTTTCGTATTGGGAGAAGGTGCCGGGATGATGATCCTGGAAGACCTCGAACGGGCTCAGAAACGGGGTGCCAAGATTTATGGCGAACTGGTTGGCTATGGTTCCAGTGCCGATGCTTACCGCGTGACCGACATTCATCCTGAAGGTCGCGGGGCGATCAAATGTATCAAGATGGCAATGAGCCACGCCCAGCTCAATCCCGAAGACATTCACTACATCAATGCTCACGGAACGAGTACTGCGGTCAACGATAAAGTGGAAACCCGGGCTATCAAAGGCGCGCTGGGCGATACTGCTTACAAAGTCCCTGTTTCCAGCATCAAAAGTATGATGGGCCACCTGATCGCCGCAGCAGGCAGCGTGGAAGCGATCACCTGCCTGATGTCGATTCGTGATAACGTCGTGCCCCCCACGATCAACTACGAAACCCCCGATCCGGATTGCGACCTGGATTACATTCCCAACGAAGCCCGCCAGCAGAACGTCACGTCAGCACTCTCCAACAGCTTTGGATTCGGTGGTCAGAACATCTCTCTGATCTTCTCTGAATTCAATGGCTAG
- a CDS encoding alpha/beta fold hydrolase — translation MNWLFWCLLMLIGIELIIQYCIIRAAYPVLYAPLPDRFQLAGTLSCLPDKDSGIQIESVSFPSVDGLTLRGLLALPAQSPPRGVILFCHPFRLSGQIGLYQCRGLLDAGFAVFTFDFRNHGESDQDPNYKSVHWLSEHELNDTRAAIRYLRQHAELKELPLGLLGMCRGAAAALAVATRKPEIQYIACEGAFINESLFLDHAIRWGERFLPRLFIQLVPTWEVTRAFRIMVWFTQRRQGCRFFNLKPLLRNLKNRKLLFFVGEKDQSVVPCMSDQIIGRIHHSETTLCSLPGAVHNAGRFAQQELYDQRLVEFFTQMVETQEKTTSDAADPTVKSESALVSHQ, via the coding sequence GTGAATTGGTTGTTCTGGTGCCTGTTGATGCTGATCGGCATCGAGTTAATCATCCAATATTGTATTATCCGGGCTGCTTATCCCGTCCTCTATGCGCCCCTGCCAGATCGTTTTCAGTTGGCCGGTACGCTCAGTTGCCTGCCGGACAAAGACTCCGGGATTCAAATTGAGTCAGTCTCCTTTCCTTCCGTCGACGGCCTGACACTGCGAGGTCTGCTGGCGCTTCCGGCGCAATCCCCACCGCGGGGAGTCATTTTGTTCTGCCACCCGTTCCGACTGTCGGGACAGATTGGACTCTACCAGTGTCGCGGCTTACTGGATGCTGGTTTCGCGGTGTTTACGTTTGACTTTCGCAATCATGGCGAGAGCGACCAGGACCCGAATTACAAGTCCGTGCACTGGCTGTCGGAACACGAACTCAATGATACCCGCGCAGCCATCAGATATCTCCGCCAGCATGCGGAACTCAAAGAGCTTCCTCTCGGCTTACTGGGGATGTGTCGCGGCGCAGCAGCGGCCCTCGCGGTTGCGACCAGAAAACCCGAAATCCAGTACATCGCCTGCGAAGGCGCGTTTATCAACGAATCCCTGTTCCTCGATCATGCGATTCGCTGGGGCGAACGTTTTCTGCCACGCCTGTTCATTCAGCTGGTTCCAACGTGGGAGGTGACCCGGGCATTTCGCATTATGGTCTGGTTCACTCAACGGCGTCAGGGGTGTCGCTTCTTTAATCTCAAACCCCTGCTCCGCAATCTGAAGAATAGAAAACTGCTGTTCTTCGTCGGAGAGAAAGATCAGAGTGTCGTGCCTTGCATGTCAGATCAGATCATCGGCCGCATCCATCACTCTGAGACCACGCTATGCTCACTCCCAGGGGCGGTGCACAACGCCGGCCGTTTCGCTCAACAGGAACTTTACGATCAACGGCTCGTTGAGTTCTTCACACAGATGGTCGAGACGCAAGAGAAAACCACCTCTGACGCTGCTGATCCTACAGTGAAATCGGAATCTGCGCTCGTTTCACACCAGTGA
- a CDS encoding 3-hydroxyacyl-ACP dehydratase FabZ family protein — protein MRWFWIDRFIEFESGSYAKSVKNVTLAEEHLHDHYPGFPVMPGSLMIEGMAQTGGILLGEINDFEHIVILAKVPQMTFHSWACPGDQLIYTAKITNAGEEGGAVDVTAMVGDRLVAEGSIIFVHLDQSDSEFGKIDQKNFVFSMNLLGILDVGQAGTGEEQA, from the coding sequence ATGCGCTGGTTCTGGATTGACCGCTTTATTGAATTCGAGAGCGGCTCTTACGCCAAGAGTGTCAAAAACGTGACACTGGCCGAAGAGCATCTGCACGACCATTACCCCGGTTTTCCGGTGATGCCCGGATCCCTGATGATCGAAGGCATGGCCCAGACGGGGGGAATTCTGCTGGGCGAGATCAATGATTTCGAACACATCGTGATTCTGGCCAAAGTGCCCCAGATGACGTTCCACAGCTGGGCCTGCCCGGGAGATCAGCTCATCTATACCGCAAAAATCACCAATGCCGGTGAGGAAGGGGGCGCTGTCGATGTCACCGCCATGGTGGGAGACCGCCTGGTTGCCGAGGGAAGCATCATCTTTGTCCACCTTGACCAGAGTGATTCCGAATTTGGCAAGATCGACCAGAAAAACTTCGTCTTTTCCATGAATCTGCTGGGAATTCTGGACGTGGGTCAGGCTGGAACAGGTGAAGAACAGGCTTAG
- a CDS encoding response regulator has product MVKARSQTPYQLLIADDDSGFREVLREVLAPYFQLFEAESGEQAIELVEQTHVDIVLLDMHMDILTGLEAVRILKQINALLPCILITADATDELRQDASAANAYEVLSKPVKRQELVTTVSHALVDTYQDPNVPFWLGN; this is encoded by the coding sequence ATGGTCAAAGCCAGATCGCAAACTCCTTATCAATTACTGATTGCTGATGACGACTCCGGTTTCCGTGAAGTCCTCAGAGAGGTATTGGCCCCTTACTTCCAACTGTTTGAGGCGGAATCGGGAGAACAGGCGATTGAGCTTGTGGAACAGACACACGTCGACATTGTTCTACTCGACATGCATATGGACATTCTGACAGGTTTGGAAGCCGTCCGAATTTTGAAACAGATCAATGCACTGCTCCCCTGCATTCTGATTACCGCCGATGCAACAGACGAATTGCGTCAGGATGCCAGCGCCGCGAATGCCTACGAAGTACTGTCTAAACCTGTCAAGCGACAGGAGTTAGTCACGACCGTTTCACATGCTCTCGTCGACACCTACCAGGATCCCAACGTCCCTTTCTGGCTGGGTAACTGA
- a CDS encoding DUF1549 domain-containing protein, whose translation MRRFSKQLSVVFTLLLCASALSPAVNAAGPESRTKAFSTGAFDPFIDFINQRVRQGWEDNEVDPSPVASDEEWIRRVHLDLIGQIPSAETVEKFVKDRDPAKRSKVIDQLLDDPGYVQNFTNVWTNLLIGRRTPRRVSRNGMQKFLREAFAKNRPWDETVQDLVTAEGHFEENGAVNYLLAQMQNNDEAVQVTAATTRLFLGIQVQCTQCHNHPFNDWKQNQFWEYNSFFRQMRRVNHRKTDPKTGRQVDDYSEIVATGFDGPVYYEKRSGLMQVAYPIFEEVKVSPDSGVERRKEFSKLIVKGDRPLIATAIVNRMWGYFMGYGFTRPVDDMGPHNPASHPELLNKMAEELVKKDYDLKQLARWICNSEAYNLTSQYGGKNEIDSPERGETPLFSHMYVKNMTAEQLYDSLIVATGAHKSGQSNWERAEQQRRQWMNQFMVAFDTDSGDDTTTFNGTIPQALMMMNGELTKNAISAESGSYLNQMLLSKGNDQDKIRKMFLSTLSRYPDRREVTSAQRLIARSPDKLAAYQDLYWALLNSNEFIFNH comes from the coding sequence ATGCGTCGTTTTTCTAAACAACTCAGTGTTGTTTTCACATTATTACTTTGTGCCAGCGCTCTGTCGCCTGCCGTCAATGCTGCAGGTCCGGAGAGCAGAACGAAGGCATTTTCCACCGGGGCTTTTGATCCATTTATCGACTTCATCAACCAGCGGGTGCGTCAGGGTTGGGAAGACAACGAAGTCGATCCTTCTCCCGTCGCTTCCGACGAGGAGTGGATTCGTCGAGTACACTTGGATCTGATAGGTCAAATCCCTTCCGCAGAAACGGTTGAGAAATTTGTCAAAGATCGTGACCCTGCCAAGCGATCTAAGGTGATTGATCAGTTGCTGGACGATCCCGGCTATGTGCAGAACTTTACGAATGTCTGGACAAACCTGCTCATCGGTCGTCGTACTCCACGACGGGTGAGCCGCAACGGGATGCAAAAGTTCCTGCGTGAGGCGTTTGCCAAAAACCGCCCCTGGGATGAAACCGTTCAGGATCTCGTAACTGCGGAAGGGCATTTTGAGGAAAACGGGGCAGTTAACTACCTGTTGGCCCAGATGCAGAATAACGATGAAGCAGTGCAGGTCACGGCTGCCACAACGCGTCTCTTCCTGGGGATTCAGGTGCAGTGCACCCAGTGTCACAATCATCCGTTTAACGACTGGAAACAGAACCAGTTCTGGGAATACAACAGTTTCTTCCGTCAGATGCGACGTGTGAACCATCGTAAGACCGACCCGAAAACCGGTCGTCAGGTTGACGATTATTCGGAAATCGTAGCCACCGGATTTGATGGTCCCGTCTATTATGAAAAACGTTCGGGTCTGATGCAGGTTGCTTATCCGATCTTTGAAGAAGTCAAAGTCAGCCCTGATTCAGGTGTTGAACGGCGTAAGGAATTTTCCAAGCTGATCGTAAAGGGAGATCGCCCTCTGATCGCCACTGCGATTGTCAACCGGATGTGGGGTTATTTTATGGGCTACGGTTTCACTCGTCCCGTGGATGACATGGGGCCTCATAACCCTGCCTCACACCCTGAACTGTTAAATAAAATGGCCGAAGAACTGGTCAAAAAAGATTACGACCTCAAGCAACTGGCCCGCTGGATCTGTAACAGTGAAGCTTACAACCTGACCAGCCAGTATGGTGGCAAGAATGAAATTGACAGTCCTGAACGTGGAGAGACTCCTCTGTTCTCTCATATGTACGTTAAGAATATGACTGCCGAACAGCTGTATGATTCACTCATTGTCGCCACAGGCGCTCACAAGTCCGGACAGTCCAACTGGGAACGGGCCGAACAGCAGCGTCGTCAGTGGATGAATCAGTTTATGGTTGCCTTCGATACAGATTCCGGGGATGACACCACCACATTTAACGGCACTATTCCTCAAGCTCTGATGATGATGAACGGAGAATTAACCAAGAACGCGATTAGCGCCGAGAGCGGCAGCTATCTGAACCAGATGCTGCTGTCGAAGGGGAACGATCAGGATAAGATCCGCAAAATGTTCCTCTCGACTCTGAGCCGATATCCTGATCGTCGGGAAGTGACCAGTGCCCAGAGACTGATTGCCCGGTCTCCGGATAAACTGGCCGCCTACCAGGACCTGTATTGGGCTCTGCTGAATTCCAACGAATTTATTTTCAATCACTAA
- a CDS encoding 3-hydroxyacyl-ACP dehydratase FabZ family protein, giving the protein MRFSLVDQIKELEKGKSITAVKNLSLAEEYLQDHFPGFAVMPGVLMVESIVQAGAWLMRYTNDFQYSTVLLKQTKAIRFNSFVTPGKQLRVSLSIQKWEDNLCTLKASSEVEGEAAVSGRIVLEQFNLADKNPSMADKDADRIKDLKTQFAQLWNPAKQVTS; this is encoded by the coding sequence ATGCGATTTTCGCTCGTCGATCAAATTAAAGAACTCGAGAAAGGCAAGTCGATCACGGCTGTCAAAAACCTTTCTCTCGCCGAAGAGTATTTGCAGGACCACTTTCCCGGCTTCGCTGTCATGCCGGGGGTACTCATGGTCGAATCCATCGTACAGGCGGGTGCCTGGCTGATGCGATATACCAATGACTTTCAATACAGCACTGTCCTGTTGAAACAGACCAAGGCCATTCGCTTCAACAGTTTCGTTACCCCCGGCAAACAGCTGCGGGTTTCGCTCAGCATTCAGAAGTGGGAAGACAACCTCTGCACACTGAAAGCTTCGAGCGAAGTCGAAGGGGAAGCGGCTGTCAGCGGACGAATCGTTCTGGAGCAGTTTAATCTGGCTGATAAGAACCCGTCGATGGCCGACAAGGATGCAGACCGGATCAAGGATCTGAAGACTCAGTTTGCCCAGCTTTGGAATCCGGCTAAACAGGTTACCTCCTGA
- a CDS encoding PilZ domain-containing protein — translation MTTRVATTSTGRTWGSLLQKLEQRKSPVAPEAGHFEHSQGHPGERRAFPRHASDAIILAFNQDEPGLTSAGEATGKKGYAINVSRNGISFAARSEFQPREQLQLCVEETQLNFTLNVSAEVLRCESLDSEFRRVDCKLVTPLTDQQIQLLKEHVPSCFAG, via the coding sequence TTGACGACTCGGGTGGCCACCACTTCGACGGGTCGAACCTGGGGAAGTCTGCTGCAGAAACTGGAACAGAGAAAATCTCCTGTCGCTCCCGAAGCAGGGCATTTCGAGCATTCGCAGGGGCACCCCGGTGAACGTCGTGCCTTTCCCCGGCATGCAAGCGATGCCATCATTCTGGCCTTCAATCAGGACGAACCAGGTCTGACTTCTGCAGGGGAAGCGACTGGTAAAAAAGGCTATGCGATTAATGTCAGTCGCAACGGGATTTCCTTCGCTGCCCGATCTGAATTTCAACCGCGGGAACAGCTCCAGTTGTGCGTTGAAGAAACGCAGCTGAATTTTACATTGAATGTTTCTGCAGAGGTCTTACGGTGTGAATCGCTGGACAGCGAATTCCGTCGCGTCGACTGCAAACTGGTGACCCCGTTGACCGATCAGCAGATCCAGTTGCTCAAAGAGCACGTTCCCTCCTGTTTTGCAGGCTGA
- a CDS encoding SDR family oxidoreductase yields MPNQYQFQDQVVIITGAGNGIGRATAIMMAEAGAHVFAGDLKHLAENRELFERLGIVEVTCDVRQESDVQTLIEQAVNQHGRIDVLVNNAGIGMVKQIHLVSEEEWDACIDTNLKGTFLGCKHAIKHMLTTGGGAIVNTASNAGLLPRAHDPVYSISKHAVVALTESLGLCHGKDNIRINCVCPGPVGETGMMNDDIARAADPDGLTQSMINASPIAAANKRMISPQEVASAICYLASQDALMVSGTALRIDGGKSLGVPPQAK; encoded by the coding sequence ATGCCAAACCAGTATCAGTTCCAAGACCAGGTAGTCATTATTACAGGTGCAGGAAACGGAATTGGTCGCGCTACCGCAATCATGATGGCGGAAGCCGGGGCTCACGTGTTCGCAGGGGACCTCAAACATCTCGCAGAAAACCGGGAACTGTTCGAGCGACTGGGAATCGTGGAAGTGACCTGTGATGTACGTCAGGAATCAGACGTACAGACACTGATCGAACAGGCCGTCAACCAGCATGGTCGCATAGATGTGCTGGTAAACAATGCCGGCATCGGCATGGTCAAACAGATCCATCTCGTCTCTGAAGAAGAGTGGGACGCCTGTATAGACACCAACCTGAAAGGGACCTTTCTGGGTTGCAAACATGCCATTAAACACATGCTGACCACTGGAGGGGGAGCAATTGTCAATACCGCCAGCAACGCGGGGCTGCTCCCGCGGGCGCATGACCCGGTTTACTCAATCAGCAAACACGCGGTCGTTGCCCTGACTGAAAGTCTGGGACTATGCCATGGAAAAGACAACATTCGAATCAACTGTGTCTGCCCGGGCCCGGTCGGAGAGACTGGCATGATGAATGATGACATAGCCAGAGCCGCTGACCCGGATGGGCTGACACAGTCCATGATCAACGCCAGCCCGATCGCTGCCGCCAACAAACGAATGATCAGCCCACAGGAAGTTGCATCTGCCATCTGTTACCTGGCCAGCCAAGACGCCCTGATGGTTTCCGGCACCGCTCTCCGCATTGATGGTGGCAAATCGCTGGGAGTACCACCACAGGCAAAGTAG